The following nucleotide sequence is from Acetivibrio cellulolyticus CD2.
TATCAACTCCGACACCTTCATTGATTCCTTAAGTATACGCAGCCTTGATATCATAGCCACAAAACCTTCAAGCTTGGAAGCTGCTCTGGCCAAATCAGGTATTTCCGATGCAGAAGATATAATTGAAAAAATACTTACGCCTTTGCTGTTGGCTAGTCTTTCTGCCGTTTCTATTGTAGTCGTTCCGATACCTCTCTTCGGCTCATTTATGCTCCTCTTTAGGCTTATATTGTCGGAAGGATTCTGAATCAAACGGAGGTATGCAATAAGGTCCTTTATTTCCTTTCTGTCATAGAACTTCAGGCCTCCAAATATTTTATATGCAATTCCTTCCTTTATGAGCATTTCTTCCACAACACGGGACATTGCATTTACTCTGTAAAGAATTGCAAAGTCCTTATACTGCATGTCCTTTATAGTGCTCAGCTTCTTTATCTCATTTGCAATAAAATACGCTTCTTCATGCTCATTCGAACACTCACAATGCCGTATCTTTTCCCCGCCTTTATTTTCAGTCCAAAGACTCTTGTTTTTCCTGCCATAATTATTTTTAATGACGCAGTTTGCAGCATCAAGAATAGTCTGGGTTGACCTGTAGTTCTGCTCAAGTTTTATTGTCTTACAACCACTGAATTCCTTTTCAAAATCCAGTATATTACGTATGTTCGCACCTCTCCAACCGTAAATCGATTGGTCATCGTCACCAACAACACATAAATTCCTGCTTCTTTGTGAAAGCATACTTATCAATGAATACTGTGCACTATTTGTATCCTGGTATTCATCCACAAGTATATATTTGAATTTTCTCTGATAATAGTCCAAAACATCCGGATAATTGGAAAACAGCTTTATAGTCAGCATTATAATATCGTCAAAGTCTACGGCGTTGTTTTGTTTCAGCTTCTTCTGATACAGTTCATATATTTTAGCCACCTTTGCCATTCTAAAATCCGCAGCATACATCTTTCCATATGTAACCGGATCAATCAGTTCATCCTTGGCTCTTCCTATCATCTCAAGCATTGACTTTGGCGGATAGTTTTTTTCATTTAAGTTTAATTCCTTCAAACAGTCTTTTACAACAGTCTGCTGATCTGTGTAATCAAAAATAGCAAAGCTTCTGTCATAGTCAAGCTTTTCAATGTCCTTTCTCAATATCCTAACGCACAATGAGTGGAAAGTACTAACCCACATGCTGTCACTTACATTTTCCACCAGCTTATCAATTCTTTCACGCATCTCTTTGGCTGCCTTGTTTGTAAATGTAATAGCCAATATACTTGAAGGGTAAACACCCTTCTCCTTAATTAAATATGCAATTCTATTTGTAAGAACTCTGGTCTTTCCGCTGCCTGCACCAGCTAATATTAGCAGTGGTCCATCCACATGCAATACCGCTTCCCTCTGTTCATTGTTAAGCCCGTTCAATAAATCCATAGTACAAACCTCTCTTAAACTTTAGTCCGTAGTTTTAGCGCCTGCCACATGATGACAATATTAAATGCCGAGACCTTAATCCCGGCATTTAATATTATAGTCAAAATCAAAACATATTACAAATATATATTTAATTTTCCGATTAAAAATCGATTTAGATATCTGGCTCAATTAAGCCATAATTTCCGTCTTTTCTTCGATAAACTACATTTGCCTCCATTGTTTCGGAATTGGAAAACATGAAAAACTCATGTCCCAACATATTCATCTGTAGAATCGCCTCCTCAATAGTCATAGGCTTTATTGAAAACTTTTTGGATCGTACAACTTTAAAATCATTTACTTCATCCTCATGATCTTCAAAATTGACACTATCAAAACTTAAGTCGCTTTCATGGTACTTTCTTTGAATTTTAGTTTTATTTCTTCTTATTTGACCTTCGAGACTATCAACTACCTTGTCAATCGAAGCATACATATCATCATTTTCCTCTTGTGCTCTAAGAAGGCCACCTTTAAACGGTATTGTTACTTCTACTATCTGCCTGTTCTTCTGCACACTCATAGTTATGTGAGCTTCGGTGTTCTTGTTGAAAAACTTTTCGATTTTTCCAACCTTCTTGATTGCTTTTTCCCTCAATGCATCAGTCACTTCAATGTTTTTTCCTGTAACAATAAATCTCATATAAGCCACAGCCCCTTTCTGTCTATGACAAGCATAATTCTATTCGAATTATCCTGCTTGTCTAAAAATACTTCTTTAATATTTTTACCCCTAAAAAGCTTAATCCTAACACTTATAAATTAAAATAAATTTACACCTCCATAGTTTTTATACTTTCAGAACCAGTCGATGCAATAAAAAAAATTAAACAGGTAAAAATATTTGTAAGAATATTAATTCGACGCCTATATAACAAATCCTTCTTTATTTTTAGCAAATGCTAAATTTAAGTAAATTATTTTCCACACATTTCCCACATTTATTTCACAAAACATGTGTTTTGTGTATATAAAACCTGTGGATAGTGTGGACAATTCTGTGAATAACTTATTTTAGCTTGTTTCACATGTGGATAACTCTGTTATTTCCAAAATTAGTATACCCCACTTTATGTATACCAAAACTTTTTTATTATTTTAACTGTATAAGCACCTTGCATTTGGGCAATCCTCTTATAATATAGTTTGTCAGTATATTATTTCCAAACAACCCCGACAAATTTCATAATTAAGTTCCATTTTATACATTTAATTACATTATGTTAATTTGTAAATAAATGTTTTTCCCACAGCATTCTAAAATAAATTTAAAAAAATTTAAATTTATTTTAAAAAACACTAAAGTCTTTTAGATTTTAATTCGATATAATACCCGAACAATTTAAAATTACTCCCCTAATATCCCGTTACATTCACCCGTCTAAAATGGAATGTCACGGGGCTTTTTTTGCCTATAACTCTATAGCACTATATAAAGCACAGAAATCATTTCTACAAAAATATTACCGTGAAAATTTAAAAAGGTCGCCTATCTTCAACCTTCTGCCATAGTGAAGCACCGCATTCGAATATATTTTAATGGATAGCCATGATAAAAGGAAAATTGTAATAATCAAAGTAGCTATGGAAGCTATCATATCACCAACAGGCACTTCAGACATCATCAATCTGCAAGGCATAGCTAATGGCGATGAGAAAGGAATTATCGATATTATTCGGGCATATTGTCCTTCAGGTTGACTTAGTGCACCAAAGGCTGCATAATACACTACTAAAGTTATTATTGAGATTGGTATAAGTGCCGAATTAATATCCTCTGCTTTGCTTACTGTAGCTCCTGCAACTGCATTTATCATTGCATACAGCGAGTATCCCAACAAAAAATACATTAAAACCATTATAAGCATATATGGCGTCAAACTTGAAAAGTCTACAAATTCTTTGTCTATTTTAAAATCGCTTGGAAAAACAAAAGTATATGTCATAATTCCTGCAATAATTACTGATGCAAATTGACACAACCCAAGCAAACCCATTGCAGCACTTTTTCCCAAAATAATTTTAGAAGGCTTGGTTGATGTTAAAAGAATCTCCATTACTCTTGATGTCTTTTCTGATGCTACCGACATGGAAACCCCATAACTGTAAAAGTAAATTGCTAAAAATATCAATGTTACTATGATGAAAGTCATTATATAATTTCTCATTGTATTTCCTTGTAATTCTTCCACATTAACCGTTATATCGCTTAAAGCTATTTTGGTAACATCATCAGATACCCCGGCATTCTTCAAAAGTCTTCCCACGAAAATAGATTTAATACTACGGCTAAAATTATTTACATCCAGTCCATCACCTGACTTTTTGACAAAGTAATTAAGACTTGGTACTCCCCCACTGCTTCCAATCACCACTAAGAACTTTCCATCGTCTTTACCAACCATTTCTTTAAGACTTTCTATCCTGGATTGATTCTCTATTTTGAAATCATATTCTCCATAAAGTTTGGAAATCTCAGAAAAATCATTATTTAGAATTCCTTTTGGATCAACAATATACAATGTGCTTTTCTTATTTTCATCTTCAGTTTGTACATCAGAAGCCGTTTCAATTTTATCAAGGCGAAAAACTATGGCCGGTATACCGATTGACAAAACTACCAGCAGAATCGTAATTATACTGGATATGACAAACACCTTCTTGCGGGCATTTTCTTTAAATGTAAATGCTAAAACCGTCAAAAATTCCTTCATCCTTAGGCACCTACCTTATCTACGAATATCTCATGCAAAGATGGCTCTCTTATCTCAAACTTATCAATCTTTATTTTTTGTTTAATAATTGATTCAAGGAGCTGGTGAGCCTCCTCATCCGACTTGATTTTTAATTCGTATCCCGTTGCTGTTTTTGATTCCAGCTTGATCCCTTGTTCTCTAATCAATCCATCTATTTCAGTTTCACAGCTTACAAACAGGTTGGTTCTTCCATATCCTCGTTTAATTTCTTTTAAATTCCCCTTAATTACTGACTTCCCACTTTCGAGGATGACAATATCCCGGCAATACTCTTCTACTGCCTGCATTTGGTGGCTTGACATTACTATGTACTTTCCTTTCTCAACAAGCTCATAGATAACATTTTTCAAAAGATTTGTATTAACCGGATCAAGACCACTAAATGGCTCATCAAGAATAATAAGCTCCGGGTCGTGGATTAATGCTGCAATTAGTTGAATTTTTTGCTGATTCCCTTTTGACAGGTGGTCTGCTACCGTCTTAGCATATTCAGAAACCCCAAGCCGTTCACACAAATACTCAAAATTGGCCTTAGCAGTTTTTGCATCAACTCCCCTTAGCTTTGCAAAATACATAATCTGTTCCTGCACCTTAATCTTAGGATATATTCCTCGTTCTTCAGGCAAATATCCAAACGCAACACTCTCCCTGGTAACAGGCTTACCATTCCATTCAATTCTTCCACCGTCTTTATCCAATATGCCAAGAATCATCCTAATTGTAGTGGTCTTACCTGCTCCGTTAGTTCCCAGTAAGCCAAAAACCCCTGGTTCTTTTATCTCAAAGCTAATATTATCAACAGCAGTTTTATCACCAAACTTTTTAACAACATTTGATACAACCAATGCCATATCTATTCCTCCTATTCCATTAACACTATTCTTTTATCTTGCCCAAAAGCAACTTTATCTATAATATCCCTATTTTGTATAAAATTAAATATACCACTTGGAATAACACTTTTCAACAGCTTATAGGTTCACATGACATAAGAAAAGAGATGGTAAATTGCTGCTGCAAAAACCATCTCTAAACAACTTTTTCAACAATATTAACTTTACAAATTATATGTCAGATTAATCGCTTTAGCTATTTCCTTCATCTTTATACCGCGATTCATGCTCTGTTTTTGAATCATTCTAAATGCCTGTTCTTCAGATAAATTCAAATGCTTCATCAAATGTCCTTTGGCCTGTTCCACTTCTTTTCTTGTATCAAGAGTATCCTTAAGATCTTCTATTTCCTTTTCAAGCATCATTACCTTTTTTCTGTTCTTTATTACAAGGTCAACCGTACTTAAAAAGGTATCCCTATGAAGTGGCTTTGCAACAACTACAATATCATATTCCGATTTTAAATATTCTATTGACCCTTTTTGCTCATTGCTTGCTATAAGAATAACATTGCACAACTTATCTTCCATAGCTATTTTTGCTACTTCAATACTGTTTTGTGGTGACAAATCATATTCCAGGACAGCAAGGTCCGGTCTCAAATTAACCAGTTTTCTTAAGGCATCATTTGCATTATTAGCCTGATCAATGACCTGGTATCCACTTGCAACCAATACGGCTTTAAGCTTGTTTGTTGAACCTTCATTACTCATAGCCACCAGTATCCTTGCCGATTCCATAACTGCACCTCCTATGCAGTAAAATTACTTCCGCCAGTACATATCGCATCGTTGACTGCAATTAAAGCATTAAATTCCGCTGCGATATACATATTAACTATATATTCCAAAATGATTGATTTTCTAAACAAACATTTTTTGAATATTGGTATTTTAATATTTGGTTAAATACTGGTCGACTTCCCATTTGCTGACCTTGGTCCTATAATCGTCCCACTCTCCATATTTAGCTTCAATGTATTTTTCAAAAACATGATTACCCAGAACCTCTCTTGCCAGCTCGCTTTTCTTCATTTCCTCAATAGCTTCCTTCAGACTTCCCGGAAGTGATTCTATGCCTTCAGCTAGCCTCTGCTCCTCTGTCATTTCAAATATATTCTTATCAGTTGAAGGAGGGGGCTGAATTTTATTTTCTATACCATCAAGTCCGGCTGCCAATACTGCTGCAATCGCAAGATATGGGTTACATGCCGGATCTGGACATCTCAGTTCAACTCTAGTAGCTGAGCCCCTAGCTGCAGGTATTCTTATTAATGGGCTTCTATTTCTAGCAGACCATGCAAGATATACCGGAGCTTCATAACCAGGTACCAAACGCTTATAGGAATTAACAATAGGGTTGGTTATTGCCGCTATGGACTTCATGTTCTTCAAAAGTCCGCCAATAAACCAATATGCTTCCTGGCTGAGCTGCAATGGATCCTTCTCATCATAAAAAGCATTTTTACCATCTTTAAACAGCGATGTATTAGTATGCATACCCGAGCCATTTATTCCGAAAATCGGCTTTGGCATAAATGTTGCATGTAATCCATTTCTCTGAGCAATAGTTTTTACAACCATCTTAAACGTCATTATGCTGTCGGCAGTACTCAATGCATCACCATATTTGAAATCGATCTCATGCTGCCCTGGAGCAACTTCATGATGTGATGCTTCTATTTCAAATCCCATCTCCTCCAAAACAAGACACATATCTCTTCTTGCATTTTCACCTAAATCCACAGGTCCTAAGTCAAAGTAACCTGCATTGTCATGTGTTATTGTAGTTGGTTTTCCTTCGCTGTCAGTAAGGAACAGGAAAAATTCGCATTCCGGACCCACATTAAATATATCATATCCCATATCATTCGCTTTTTTCAAAGCTCTTTTCAATACATACCTGGGATCTCCATCAAACGGAGTTCCATCGGGATTATAGACATCACATATCAATCTTGCCACTTTACCAGCCTGAGGCCTCCACGGAATAAGCACAAAAGTGTCAGGATCAGGTCTCAGATACATATCTGATTCCTCTATTCTTACAAACCCTTCAATGGATGAACCATCAAACATACACTTATTATCAAGAGCTTTTTCAAGCTGTTCCGACGTTATCGCAACATTTTTCATCATTCCGAAAATGTCAGTAAATTGAAGCCGAATAAATTTTACGTCCTGTTCTTCTACAATTCTCAAAATATCTTCCTTACTATACTTTGGCATGATATATTCTCCTTTCATTCTGTGTAAATATAAACCTCGTTTGGTATAAACCGAAAACCATATCTTTTATTATACCTCTATAGACCATTTTAAACCAGATCATTCAAAGCCACATACAGCAAATTACTTTTTTGCAACTTCGTCGCGCCAAAATTGCATTTTTTGTGTACCAGCCCATATATATACCATGGTATATAGAATATAACAAAAAAGACGCACACTGAAGAATTCTACTCTTCATCGAGTACGTCCTATCATTTTTCTTAATGCTCCATAGCATGTACTGTAAATCGATTTATTGCTCTTGTTTGTACTTTCTCTCAAAAAGGTTCAATTGATTATTTAAATTATAGCACATAGATATATTCAATTTCAATAGTTTTTTATATATTTTTTATAAAATTTGCAACTTTTATTTCCTTAACTTGCATTTTATTTATCAGGATTATTCCCTCGAAACAGTTTAATATCCCAGTACCTTATCAATAATCTCCTAAGCACTTTTCATCAACTGAATCATTGGACTTTCTCCCCATCCAAATACCTTCAATATTTAAAGCATAGAAAAAGAGCTGCATATAAAACAGCTCCTTTTAATTAAATCATATACATATTATTGAATCTCAGACAAATGATCTAGCCTGCTTTCCCCAATTTCCCCATGTCGGTTATATCCAACGCTCTGGTATGTAAAGTATGCACCCATTCCTTTTTATCCCTGTCAATATAGCCCTGTACCATAATAGGAATCCATGTGATAGTGTAAATAGGATATAAAATATAGTACAATAGTATTTTCAAAGAAAGTTTCTTCTCTAGCACAAGAAATATTACGGTAAAATATGTAGAAACAGCAAACACTAACGTTGCCAAAGCAAAATTCATACTAAGTATTTGTGCAAAATCAGTAAATAATACTAATTTAAAAAGGTTACACAGCATTACAACTCCGCCTAATACAACAAACAAAGGGTATATTACATAAATTGCATTGTCAAAAGCAACAAGGTCTCTCTTTTTTATAGCTCTAGAAAAAAGAGCCTTTGTATATCTGCATGCACAATCTGACTGTCCTTGCATCCAGCGTTTCCTCTGTCTCCATGATTGCTTCATTGTAAGAGGCTTTTCATCATAAACAGCCGCCTCATGCGCCCAGTATACTTTTTCACCCTTCAATACAAGCTTTATAGTAAACTCAAGGTCTTCCGTAAGGCTTGTGGCACCCCAGCCTATCTCTTTTAACAAGTCTGTAGCCACAACAAAACCTGTCCCACCAAGTACGCAGCTAAGACCTAAATGATAACGTGCCAACTGGAATATCCTGCTATTGATCCAAAATGCTATGCTATAGCTTGCAGCTACAAATGAATCTGTAGGGTTTTTGCTATCAAGATAACCTTGAATCACCTTATGTCCCTTACATAAATGCTTGTTCATCTCCTTAAGAAAATTCAAAGAGAGCAGATTATCTGCATCTAGGACACATACTGCATCATATTTCTTTTCCATCTTAAAAATCTTGTCAAACATCCACTCAAGAGCAAAGCCCTTGCCCTTTTTGTTTTTATCAAACCTTTCAAACGCTATAGCTCCATTTTCTCTAGCTATTTTAGCAGTATTATCACTGCAGTTGTCTGCGATTACAAATATATCATATAAATCAGCAGGATAATCTAGTTTGTCCAGGTTTCTTACTATACTACCTATAACCTTTTCTTCGTTGTGCGCAGCTACAACAAGAGCAAACCTTTTTACAGGTGAATAGTTGTCCGCATTCTCTTCCTTCCTTTTAACCCATCCGAATATTGATATAATAAACAGATAAATAGCTACAGGCACTATAACAATCTGAAGTCCAAATACAACTTTGTCAATTATAACTTTAAATATTTCGAAATCGTTACCTAAAAGCATTTATATTCTCCTTCTGTTAAATAAATAACACACCAATTATTGCACATTCCATTAAATTACTACTACTATCCAAAATAATCAAGCTTAAATGCAATTGAATTTAAACTTCTGAAGCCCATTTGAACGAAAGACTTAGAAGTTTTGCAGACGTTTACACTATTTTGCTAATTATCTCCATAGATAAGCTTATTCTCAAGTATAAAATCTGGGGTTTATCTCCAAATAAATACTTCATAGGCACATTTAATTTTATGAATCCAGTCTATAAACTCTAAAGCCATAATCAATATCAATTCCGCTTTCTTCTTTTAGTTTCTTTGCAGCTCTACATATACGTTCCTTGCCAATTTGGCAGATGTCCCTGTATCCCGCTTTGTATGCAATTGAATCCGCAGGTACCTGTTCAGGTTTTTGCACCATTATATACTTTCGCCGACCTGCATCATATGCATTTATCTCCATTACTGCATGAGCTGTTGTTGCCGAGCCTGAGAAAAAGTCAAGTACGATCGCCTCTTTTTCATCTTTTACGATCATATTAATTATTTTCTTTATTAAAGACACAGGCTTGGGATAGTCAAAGCACCGTCCCATTCCTAAGTGCTCCAGCTCCTTAACGGCACTCTCATTTGTACCAATACCGTTAATTTTATTCAGCTCAACATCCAACATATTTGTAGGAGTCTTATAGCGGCCTTCTGTGTCAACTCTTTGAAATCGGATAGAGAATTTGGATGATTTGATTATGAAATAAGTGCCGTTTTTGATTTCATTAAGCAGGAATTCATCGGTCCATTTGAATGCTCCTTTCAATGAAACTTCACTGTAGTTTACACCATCCCTAACATCAAAATCGTTGAGCACCTCAACTTTGTCATAGTTCCCGGCCTTAAAACTTCCATCACGGCAAAAGGTAAACTTTATTGTCCCTTTCGGGAAGTTTAAAACTCTTATAGGATTACCGGTATTTAAAAGCGGTGCATCGCCATTATCAAGTTTATCCCCATAATACTTAATATTATTGATGTTCTTCTCATAACAAAGTACATATTCCGCTGTCTTTCTGCTCTTATTGGATAACGACGGGGGAGTGCAGGTTTTTGTCCAAATAAATGTTTCAACATAATTGGACTCTCCAAATATCTCGTTCATCATCCACTGAAGATTGTAAAGCTCGTTATTGTCTATACTGACAAAGATCACACCATCATCCTGAAGCAAATTCCTAGCTAATTTTAGCCTTGGATACATCATTGTAAGCCAACCACTGTGAAACCTTCCATGAACTTCACTGTCTTCGGACAATCTGTTACAATTCTCATCCTGTCGGCATTTCGCAAAGTATTGAGTTGTACCCATACTAAAATCATCCTTATATATAAAATCCTTTCCCGTGTTGTAAGGTGGATCTATGTATATGCATTTTATCTTGTTCATATAGGATTCCTGCAGTAATTTAAGCACTTCAAGGTTATCACCCTCTATATAGAGATTCTGAGTGTTCTCCCAATCCACACTATCCTCCTTTATCGGTCTCAATACCTTATCCGAAGGTATGTTGGATAGACGTATTGCTTCTTTCTTTCCCGGCCATGAGACTTGGTACCTTTCATTCTCACCATCGACAATCTCACTCGTCAGCTCCTGCTTAAGCAAATCAAAATCTATAGCCCTTTTTAGCTTCCCGCTATCGTCCCTTACCTCTGTGATAACATTTGGGAAGAACTGTGCAATTCTTTCAATATTAATTTGTTTAAGGTTATCTGACTTCATTGCAATCTTATCCATAGTTCCTCCTGCTTATTTTTGACAAGTTCAATCTATTCTAATCTTTAGTTTTAGTCCTAGCTTTAGTTCCAGTGTAGATTTTACGCATAATAAATATAGTGGTTAAGACCTCTTTATCGGACTTAACCACTACATAACATTCTTATTTAGATACCCTTGTATATAGTATATAATTAGCCCCACTTGATTTTAGAGACTTGCTCGCAAATTCCCCAAACCAAAACAATTATTGCTCAGTTTTCTTCTTAAATAGACTAAAACTTTTCAGCTTTTCCTTGTCAGTAACCGCAATATAAACTTCGGCAATCAACAATACCATTATGCTTAGGATCAGCACAAGAATAACAAAAGGATATTCGCCTCCAAAGCCGCTTGCAGATGTATGCTTAATCAATATACCTATATATGCCCATATTACAACTAGTCCAAAGCCTAAATTACAATTTTTGAACATCGTAAGTCCAGCTATAATGAGACCCACGATCAAAATTGCTATAGTCCAAATCCAATCAGGCACACCGAATCTATTCCATCCTATACTAACAAGAAATACAGTTGCATTCGCAATTGTTGCCACAGTAATCCATCCGAAATAAATGCTAAAGGGAAGCCTTATAAAAATCTTTTCTCTTGTTGTAAGCTCTGCTTTTCCTGTCTTAATATTAATAATAATCAAGCATAAAAGGATAACTGCCATCATAGCTAAAGAAATTCCTATCGATTTGTAGTGCCATACAAATATCCATGCCGTGTTTGCCATTGATGAGATTGTAAACAGTATACCAATCTTCTCAATCAGGTCTTTACTAAATGTACCATTCTTCTTGCTAAAAAAGCCGAATTGATATAATATGTAACCTCCAAGCAAGATATAAATTACTCCCCAAATAGAAAATGTCAATGCAGCTGGTGTAAAAAGATTCTGGTATGAATTTGCAACCTCACCTGTTGTCATTCCGTTAAACGGTATAATATTCGCAAGCACATTCACGACAATCATCACAATAAACGTTACAGTAGTATGAACCTTTGTAAAAGTACTTACAGTAGTATCTTCCATCCTTAGCACTCCTTTATGATTTTACTGGTCTATCCAATTCCCAAAAGTATCATCCGCTTATATAGTAATAGTCATACTTTCTCCTAAATAAGCATTTTTAATTACCTTTAATGTCATAATAGTATCACATAATAAAGCATTCAACAATATTATTTATGAAGCAGTGCTACTTTTGCAAATCTTTCTGAGGAATAGCCAAAATCCATCAACACTATAATTAGTAACATCGCAACAATAATGTTGGAAACTTTACAAATGTATGCAATCAATATATAATGTATGTAATTATTGTATTAGGATCCTATACATATATGAAGTAATAATGGAGGCTAATATGGAAAGTTGCCCTAAACAAAAAATCAAGATAAAAAGATCACATCAAATTATAATAGTATCATTAATATCACTAGCTTTAATTATTTGTACTTCTTATATGCTTTTTTGTGTAAAAATAACTCATGCGAAAGTAATGGACCCTGACCTTAAAAAGGCATCAAACATTCAAAAAGCAATAACTGCGTACATGGCTGATACAGGTGATACGGCTTTGACCTTTGGCGAAAAAAACGCAGGTAAACCCGATTTTGAGAAAGTCCTGCTTAAATTGCATGAACCTTTAGAAATTAATGGCGTTAAGTATGAACCGCGTTTACACTTGCCTGAGGGATCATCAATCCAACAGTACTATAGTATTACCAATACAAAAAAGTTTAAAGGTTTCAAAATCACAATATATTCAAAATATGATTATAAAGTCGAAGTGACTCCTCATGCATCAGAAAACATACTTGTATATAGCGATGCTGAGCAGCCTTAATACTTCACAGCAAATAATTTTCCCATAAAAATATGGTATCCGTGATATCCTCTGTAATAAAAAAACAATAATGACATAAAAGAATATATAATGTATAATCCAAGGGAAGTCAATTTTTTTATCTTTGAAGGGAACTTGGATGATGAAAAAAATGGTGCGTGTTTTGTTTGGTTTAGGTATCTTAATTTTTCTCGTATTAATTATATATTCCTTTAATTTGGCCCAAAACACAAAAATTAAAAATTCTTTTACAATTACCCAAACGACTGCCAAGCCTCACCTTACAAATATAAGCTGGCTTCCAAATGATAATAACTGCGAACATGTGGCTGGATGGTTAGGAAGCCGCATTCTCATCAACTATATCTCCAACCCTAATGACAGTGCTGTTTATATCTTCGATCCCCAACATGGAAAAAAAGAGCTTATAACCAAGCATGGAGGATA
It contains:
- a CDS encoding glycosyltransferase family 2 protein — encoded protein: MLLGNDFEIFKVIIDKVVFGLQIVIVPVAIYLFIISIFGWVKRKEENADNYSPVKRFALVVAAHNEEKVIGSIVRNLDKLDYPADLYDIFVIADNCSDNTAKIARENGAIAFERFDKNKKGKGFALEWMFDKIFKMEKKYDAVCVLDADNLLSLNFLKEMNKHLCKGHKVIQGYLDSKNPTDSFVAASYSIAFWINSRIFQLARYHLGLSCVLGGTGFVVATDLLKEIGWGATSLTEDLEFTIKLVLKGEKVYWAHEAAVYDEKPLTMKQSWRQRKRWMQGQSDCACRYTKALFSRAIKKRDLVAFDNAIYVIYPLFVVLGGVVMLCNLFKLVLFTDFAQILSMNFALATLVFAVSTYFTVIFLVLEKKLSLKILLYYILYPIYTITWIPIMVQGYIDRDKKEWVHTLHTRALDITDMGKLGKAG
- a CDS encoding site-specific DNA-methyltransferase, which translates into the protein MDKIAMKSDNLKQINIERIAQFFPNVITEVRDDSGKLKRAIDFDLLKQELTSEIVDGENERYQVSWPGKKEAIRLSNIPSDKVLRPIKEDSVDWENTQNLYIEGDNLEVLKLLQESYMNKIKCIYIDPPYNTGKDFIYKDDFSMGTTQYFAKCRQDENCNRLSEDSEVHGRFHSGWLTMMYPRLKLARNLLQDDGVIFVSIDNNELYNLQWMMNEIFGESNYVETFIWTKTCTPPSLSNKSRKTAEYVLCYEKNINNIKYYGDKLDNGDAPLLNTGNPIRVLNFPKGTIKFTFCRDGSFKAGNYDKVEVLNDFDVRDGVNYSEVSLKGAFKWTDEFLLNEIKNGTYFIIKSSKFSIRFQRVDTEGRYKTPTNMLDVELNKINGIGTNESAVKELEHLGMGRCFDYPKPVSLIKKIINMIVKDEKEAIVLDFFSGSATTAHAVMEINAYDAGRRKYIMVQKPEQVPADSIAYKAGYRDICQIGKERICRAAKKLKEESGIDIDYGFRVYRLDS